In Laspinema palackyanum D2c, a single window of DNA contains:
- a CDS encoding RluA family pseudouridine synthase, translating into MAIREINLEVNEVTDRLDRYLASQLPDLSRSRIQQLISQNCVKVNGQVCTSKKMMVEPGDRLCIEIPPAEPLEIGATEIPLDILYEDDCLIIINKPAGLVVHPAPGHSDDTLVNALLAHCENLSGIGGVQRPGIVHRLDKDTSGAIVVAKTDHAHQHLQGQIQAKTARRDYLGIIYGVPKTESGTIDAPIARHPHDRKKMAIVPVEKGGRLAVTHWQIKERLGNYTLIHFQLETGRTHQIRLHSAYIGHPIVGDPVYSSGRSLGVNLPGQALHAWSLTLEHPETGETIQAIAPLPDYLHKLLEVLRRRSN; encoded by the coding sequence GTCCCAACTCCCGGACCTCTCCCGGTCGCGAATACAGCAATTGATATCACAAAATTGCGTAAAAGTCAATGGGCAGGTTTGCACCTCGAAAAAGATGATGGTGGAACCCGGCGATCGCCTCTGCATCGAGATTCCCCCCGCAGAACCCTTGGAGATCGGCGCAACCGAGATCCCCTTGGATATTCTCTATGAAGATGACTGCCTGATTATCATCAATAAACCCGCCGGTTTAGTGGTTCATCCGGCACCGGGACATTCCGATGATACCTTAGTCAATGCCTTGTTAGCGCACTGTGAGAACTTGTCCGGGATTGGCGGCGTACAGCGTCCGGGGATTGTTCATCGCTTGGATAAAGATACCAGTGGGGCGATCGTTGTTGCTAAAACCGATCACGCGCATCAACATTTACAAGGTCAAATTCAAGCTAAAACTGCCCGTCGCGACTATCTGGGGATTATTTATGGGGTTCCGAAAACCGAAAGCGGAACCATCGATGCACCGATCGCCCGACATCCCCACGATCGCAAGAAAATGGCGATCGTTCCCGTTGAAAAAGGCGGGAGACTGGCGGTGACTCATTGGCAGATTAAAGAACGCTTGGGGAATTATACCTTAATTCATTTTCAACTCGAAACCGGACGGACTCATCAAATCCGCCTCCATAGTGCCTATATTGGACATCCCATCGTCGGTGATCCGGTGTATTCCAGTGGGCGATCGCTGGGGGTGAATCTGCCCGGACAAGCGCTACACGCCTGGAGTCTGACCCTAGAACATCCCGAAACCGGGGAAACTATTCAGGCGATCGCCCCCTTGCCGGATTATTTGCATAAGTTATTAGAAGTCCTGCGACGGCGATCGAACTAA